In one Scyliorhinus canicula chromosome 3, sScyCan1.1, whole genome shotgun sequence genomic region, the following are encoded:
- the LOC119963022 gene encoding extracellular superoxide dismutase [Cu-Zn]-like, with protein MASDTDCQPSPGTLGSLTASGIGGIYSSALQLLLMTGILALQVPQAVGQYESKIIGGVSDRFKAMLLKMRSLPPCGSSQERFAVCRMQPSADLAAGLPSVRGTVLFRQSSSADKLQAYFHLSGFPRDAEQPRRAIHVHQFGKLSGGCSSTGPHYNPRNVNHPHHPGDFNNFQVRQGTIVQHLRDLRAELYGAESIVGRGLVIHEHEDDLGRGGNPGSLQSGNSGRRLACCIITLTNGRLWKETVPDA; from the coding sequence ATGGCCTCAGACACTGACTGCCAGCCCAGCCCCGGGACACTCGGAAGCCTGACTGCCAGTGGGATTGGCGGCATTTACAGCTCGGCGCTGCAACTGTTGCTGATGACTGGGATCCTTGCACTCCAGGTGCCTCAGGCCGTGGGCCAGTACGAAAGCAAGATCATTGGCGGGGTGTCCGACCGTTTCAAGGCGATGTTGCTCAAGATGAGGTCCTTGCCCCCCTGCGGGTCCAGCCAGGAGCGCTTCGCCGTGTGCCGCATGCAGCCCAGCGCGGATCTGGCCGCCGGCCTGCCCTCTGTACGCGGCACCGTCCTCTTCCGGCAGAGCAGCTCGGCCGACAAGCTGCAGGCGTACTTCCACCTGAGCGGCTTCCCGCGAGACGCCGAGCAGCCCCGCAGAGCCATCCACGTGCATCAGTTCGGCAAACTGAGCGGCGGCTGCTCCTCGACCGGACCCCATTACAACCCCCGCAACGTGAACCACCCGCACCACCCCGGGGACTTCAACAACTTCCAGGTGCGGCAAGGCACCATCGTGCAGCACTTGCGGGACCTGCGCGCCGAGCTATACGGAGCGGAAAGCATCGTGGGCCGCGGGCTGGTCATCCACGAGCACGAGGATGACCTGGGACGCGGCGGCAACCCGGGCAGTCTGCAGAGTGGCAACTCCGGGCGCAGGCTGGCCTGCTGCATCATCACACTCACCAATGGCcgcctgtggaaggaaaccgtgcCCGATGCctga